The following proteins are encoded in a genomic region of Arcobacter cloacae:
- a CDS encoding ABC1 kinase family protein — protein MYLVIKKRPSFLFFKPLSAKKLKETTINLGASFIKLAQVLATRADFFSKEYLEELKELHDQLPSMSKDEYEKVFNKAFKNNPFSSFQNTPIASASIGQVHIAYLKSGEKVAVKLLRVGIKKRVKADIKIINFFNTIFKPLFSHYTKNSIEAVVSEFSSMILQEVSLTHELGNLQKFSQTYKDSGVKFPKAFSEFCSDDALVMSYEEGFRFDDKENLLKENIDFNEIISKLVDFYTTQMLINGYFHADPHPGNLLVNKQGELILLDFGMVKSIPNNIRVAIIELIKAANERDYELYISASKRLGTIAHEAPVHELAMFTDKMFDIFSNENLSSESMQKLAFEVLESTRNFPFKLPSDAIYILRVSAIIEGLGTTYIENFNGIKDILPILQKNIPKALGASDSVVETIIDEIKSIPFSLKDLKSVIKQASIGELKIEVSNSQLEYISKEIKDFIKPIILSFALIFTSIFMVLYDKDLKDYALVIFAIGVIKLVYK, from the coding sequence ATTTATTTGGTTATAAAAAAGAGGCCTAGTTTTCTTTTTTTTAAGCCTTTAAGTGCAAAAAAACTAAAAGAAACAACTATAAATCTTGGAGCTAGTTTTATAAAATTAGCGCAAGTTTTAGCAACTAGGGCTGATTTTTTCTCAAAAGAGTATTTAGAAGAGTTAAAAGAGCTTCACGACCAACTTCCTAGTATGAGTAAAGATGAATATGAAAAAGTTTTTAATAAAGCTTTTAAAAATAATCCTTTTTCATCATTTCAAAACACTCCTATAGCATCTGCATCAATTGGGCAAGTTCATATAGCATATTTAAAAAGTGGTGAAAAAGTTGCTGTAAAACTTCTAAGAGTTGGTATAAAAAAAAGAGTAAAAGCTGATATAAAAATCATAAATTTTTTTAACACTATTTTTAAACCTCTCTTTTCTCACTATACAAAAAACTCTATTGAAGCTGTAGTTTCTGAGTTTTCATCTATGATTTTACAAGAAGTTAGTTTGACCCATGAACTAGGAAATTTACAAAAGTTTTCACAAACCTATAAAGATAGTGGAGTAAAATTTCCAAAAGCTTTTAGTGAATTTTGTAGCGATGATGCTTTGGTTATGAGTTATGAAGAGGGATTTAGGTTTGATGATAAAGAAAATTTACTAAAAGAGAATATTGATTTTAATGAAATAATCTCAAAACTTGTGGATTTTTACACAACACAAATGCTTATAAATGGATATTTTCATGCAGATCCACATCCTGGAAATCTACTTGTAAACAAACAAGGAGAGTTAATTTTACTTGATTTTGGAATGGTGAAATCAATTCCAAATAATATAAGAGTTGCAATAATTGAGCTTATAAAAGCTGCAAATGAGAGGGATTATGAGCTTTATATTAGTGCTAGTAAACGCCTTGGAACAATAGCCCATGAAGCTCCTGTTCATGAATTAGCTATGTTTACAGATAAAATGTTTGATATTTTTTCAAATGAGAATTTAAGCAGTGAATCTATGCAAAAACTTGCCTTTGAAGTTTTAGAAAGTACAAGAAATTTTCCTTTTAAACTTCCAAGTGATGCTATTTATATTTTAAGAGTTAGTGCGATTATAGAAGGACTTGGAACAACTTATATAGAAAACTTCAATGGAATAAAAGATATTTTACCAATTTTACAAAAAAATATTCCAAAGGCTTTGGGAGCTAGTGATAGTGTTGTTGAAACAATAATTGATGAGATAAAATCAATTCCTTTTTCTTTAAAAGATTTAAAATCAGTTATAAAACAAGCAAGTATTGGAGAGCTTAAAATCGAGGTTTCAAACTCTCAACTTGAATATATAAGTAAAGAAATTAAAGATTTTATAAAACCAATTATTTTATCATTTGCTTTGATTTTCACATCTATATTTATGGTTTTATATGATAAAGATTTAAAAGATTATGCTTTAGTTATTTTTGCAATTGGCGTAATAAAATTAGTTTATAAATAA